The genomic stretch AACTCGTCACCCCCATCGCCCTTGAGAAGGAACTCCGTTTCGCTATCAGGGAAGGTGGAAAGACCGTGGGAGCAGGTGTTGTAACCGAGATTATAGAATAAGGGGTAGAAGATGAGGCAATTAGTGATCCTTGCATGTATTGATTGCAAGAACAGGAACTATACAACCACAAAGAACAAGCAGAAGACACCGGACAGGCTGGAACTCAAGAAATACTGTAATACGTGTAAAAAACATACCGCTCATAGGGAGACAAAATAAAAGGCCAGTAGCTCTAACGGACTAGAGCACCGGACTCCAAATCCGGGTGTTGGGGGTTCGAATCCCTCCTGGCCTGTAAATTACGGAGACATCATGGATTTCAAGTTTAAAGAAAATACTGATAAAGTCAAGGATTACTTCAGAGAAGTATATGCGGAGGCAAAGAAAGTAACCTGGCCGTCAAGAAAAGATGCCCTGAAAGGCACT from Syntrophobacterales bacterium encodes the following:
- the secE gene encoding preprotein translocase subunit SecE; this encodes MDFKFKENTDKVKDYFREVYAEAKKVTWPSRKDALKGTYVVLITTVIAATFLGIVDVSITKLIQPLLRG
- the rpmG gene encoding 50S ribosomal protein L33; translated protein: MRQLVILACIDCKNRNYTTTKNKQKTPDRLELKKYCNTCKKHTAHRETK